In Mycobacterium sp. Aquia_216, a genomic segment contains:
- a CDS encoding DUF2867 domain-containing protein: MAEQLRCLVTGATGYIGARLVPRLLDEGHRVRALARDPGKLTDVPWREQAEVARGDLADVESLIEAFARIDVVYYLVHSMGTSKNFADEESRSVRNVVTAARRTGVRRVVYLSGLHPDGTGLSPHLESRKAVGDALIDSGVEAVVLQAGVVIGSGSASFEMIRHLTDRLPVMTTPKWVRNRIQPIAVRDVLYYLVAAATAPVPSSRTWDVGGPDVLEYGDMMRVYADVAGLRRRYLFVLPFLTPSIASLWVGTVTPIPSGLARPLIESLECDAVMRNSEIDTIIAPPPGGLTGYRRAVELALNRAARGLPEASWDSSHSEPAESLPSDPDWAGEVVYTDERTASTTAGPEEVWTAAEKAAPHNRRWTVAEREPGTTLRLRSRMRARGTAWLELTVTPQDGGGSIYTQRATFVPAGLPGRAYWFLARPLHAVTLSALARNVIGAAQ; encoded by the coding sequence ATGGCCGAACAGCTGCGCTGTCTGGTGACCGGGGCGACCGGCTACATCGGCGCTCGATTGGTGCCTCGCTTGCTCGACGAAGGTCACCGCGTGCGCGCGCTGGCCCGCGACCCGGGCAAGCTGACGGACGTGCCGTGGCGCGAGCAGGCCGAGGTGGCACGCGGTGACCTGGCCGACGTCGAATCGTTGATCGAAGCGTTCGCCCGCATCGACGTCGTCTACTACCTGGTCCACTCGATGGGGACGTCGAAGAATTTCGCCGACGAAGAGAGCCGCTCGGTTCGCAACGTCGTGACGGCGGCGCGTCGCACCGGAGTGCGTCGAGTGGTGTACCTGAGCGGGCTGCATCCCGACGGCACCGGGCTCTCGCCGCACCTCGAATCGCGCAAGGCTGTCGGCGATGCGCTGATCGACTCAGGCGTCGAGGCGGTGGTGCTGCAGGCCGGCGTGGTCATCGGGTCGGGGTCGGCATCGTTCGAGATGATCCGGCACCTCACCGACCGGTTGCCGGTAATGACCACGCCGAAGTGGGTGCGCAACAGAATCCAGCCCATCGCGGTGCGCGACGTGCTCTACTACCTGGTCGCCGCGGCCACCGCACCGGTGCCGTCCTCGCGAACCTGGGATGTGGGCGGCCCCGACGTGTTGGAATACGGCGACATGATGCGCGTCTACGCCGACGTCGCGGGCCTGCGCCGGCGCTACCTGTTCGTGCTGCCGTTTTTGACGCCGTCGATCGCCAGCCTCTGGGTGGGGACGGTGACCCCGATTCCCTCCGGTTTAGCGCGCCCGCTGATCGAATCGCTGGAATGCGATGCGGTGATGCGTAATTCGGAGATCGACACGATCATCGCGCCACCGCCGGGTGGCCTGACCGGTTACCGCCGGGCCGTCGAGTTGGCGCTCAACCGGGCCGCGCGGGGTCTGCCCGAGGCCAGCTGGGACTCGTCGCACTCCGAACCGGCCGAATCGCTGCCCAGCGATCCGGACTGGGCGGGCGAAGTCGTTTATACCGACGAGCGAACGGCATCGACAACTGCAGGGCCCGAAGAAGTCTGGACGGCAGCGGAAAAGGCCGCCCCTCACAACCGACGGTGGACCGTGGCGGAGCGCGAACCCGGGACCACGTTGCGGCTGCGCTCCCGGATGCGCGCCAGGGGTACGGCGTGGCTGGAATTGACGGTCACGCCGCAAGACGGCGGCGGCAGCATATACACGCAGCGGGCGACCTTTGTCCCGGCCGGCCTCCCGGGGCGTGCGTACTGGTTCCTCGCCCGGCCGCTGCATGCCGTTACCCTGAGTGCGCTGGCCCGCAACGTGATTGGTGCCGCCCAGTAG
- a CDS encoding CPBP family intramembrane glutamic endopeptidase: MSEVTTPYHTSVYSELRRAVTNVAVPHHESPSTVRRRRVVVALTLVIGAVVLGFSLRRAPGDSNFYWLTLVLAAVWIAGAFLSGPLHLGGICWRGRNQRPVISGTAIGLVLGGVFVVGGLVAREIPAVASLIARVLQYAHQGSFWLVVAITLINGVAEEAFFRGALYTALGRHAPVAISTVLYLCATLASGNPMLGFAAVILGTVCALERRASGGILAPMLTHFFWGLIMVLVLPPMFGV; the protein is encoded by the coding sequence ATGAGCGAGGTCACCACTCCATACCACACCAGCGTGTACTCGGAGCTGCGTCGCGCCGTTACCAACGTCGCTGTGCCACACCATGAATCGCCTTCCACGGTGCGGCGGCGCCGCGTCGTCGTCGCGCTCACCCTGGTAATCGGCGCTGTGGTGCTTGGCTTTTCGCTGCGACGCGCTCCGGGTGACTCGAACTTCTATTGGCTGACCCTGGTGTTGGCGGCCGTGTGGATCGCGGGTGCGTTTCTCTCCGGCCCGCTGCATCTGGGCGGTATCTGCTGGCGCGGCCGCAATCAGCGCCCGGTGATCAGCGGTACGGCCATCGGTCTGGTCCTCGGCGGAGTCTTCGTGGTCGGTGGCCTGGTCGCCAGGGAGATTCCGGCCGTGGCGTCCCTGATCGCCCGCGTCCTTCAATATGCCCATCAAGGGTCGTTTTGGCTGGTCGTGGCGATCACTCTGATCAACGGCGTCGCCGAGGAGGCGTTCTTTCGTGGCGCGCTGTATACCGCGCTGGGTCGGCATGCGCCAGTGGCGATTTCGACCGTGCTGTACCTCTGCGCGACCCTGGCCAGCGGCAACCCGATGCTCGGATTCGCCGCGGTCATTCTCGGCACCGTGTGTGCCTTGGAGCGCCGGGCCAGCGGCGGGATCCTGGCGCCGATGCTGACCCACTTCTTCTGGGGGCTGATCATGGTGCTGGTGTTGCCGCCGATGTTCGGCGTCTAG